The Litchfieldia alkalitelluris genome has a window encoding:
- a CDS encoding DUF4145 domain-containing protein — protein MSAIKTIFKREIFTCPYCNGDEKQNWFHFKDKLDKENKIDSVKIGASIALKGIPLITKFNGTINYKMLSELSFSICAGCTGYIIWKSGIRLYPNEITLPKSSKYMPKDAADIFEEARLIFDASPRSSSALLRLSLEMILRSILNENKKTLNQMIGQLATENIDEHTKKGLDILRYYGNQSVHTGEINIEEDKDSVIFLFDLINYIVDDLIGKKQKIDEQYSKIPHAVRKAILKRDNIEKPSKN, from the coding sequence ATCAAAACAATATTTAAACGAGAAATTTTTACCTGCCCATACTGTAATGGAGATGAAAAACAGAACTGGTTTCATTTTAAAGATAAATTAGATAAGGAAAATAAAATAGATAGTGTAAAGATAGGTGCTTCAATAGCCTTAAAGGGTATCCCATTAATAACAAAATTTAATGGGACAATTAATTATAAAATGTTGTCTGAATTAAGCTTTAGTATTTGTGCTGGGTGTACTGGATATATAATTTGGAAAAGTGGGATTCGACTATATCCAAATGAAATTACACTACCTAAGTCATCTAAATATATGCCGAAAGATGCTGCAGATATTTTTGAAGAAGCTAGGCTAATATTCGATGCTTCGCCTCGTTCTTCATCGGCTCTCTTGAGATTATCATTAGAAATGATTCTTCGTAGTATTTTAAATGAAAATAAAAAAACCCTAAATCAAATGATAGGACAATTAGCAACTGAAAACATTGATGAACATACAAAAAAGGGATTAGATATATTAAGATACTATGGTAATCAAAGTGTACATACTGGTGAAATAAATATAGAAGAAGATAAAGACTCTGTTATATTTTTATTCGATCTTATAAATTATATAGTTGATGACTTAATTGGTAAAAAACAAAAAATAGACGAGCAATATTCAAAAATACCTCATGCTGTTAGGAAAGCAATATTAAAGAGAGATAATATTGAAAAGCCTTCTAAGAATTGA